The sequence GCAGAATTGCGGAATCACGCAATGATAGTCAGCCGCAAATCGCGCCGAAGCGAAGGCGTGATCCAACCGCGCGAGTATGGCGGAGGTCTCGGTTATTTCCGCGGCGCGGGCGTGGAAGGACGCGGTGATCTCGCGCAGGATGCGGTGCACCTCGCGCGCTTCCTCTTCCTTCAAACGCACCAGATCGTTGTTGGCGTCGATGGTTTCGAGCGGCTCCACGTAAAGCGTCTGGCCGCTGGAACTCGACCCATGCACCACGCCGCGCAACTGACTTTTCTTCTGCGCGCGCAGCGGCACGACGAAGCGGTCGCCGCGCACGGTGATGATCTCGTCCTGCGCGGACTCTTCGCCGGAGACCTGCCTCAGCAAATTACGGAGAGAGGAAAGAATCAAGCGGCGTTGTTTGTCGATCTCCTGGCGGATGCGCGCCAACTGCGCGCTGGCACGGTCATCCAGATCGCCCGAGGGCAGCAGCTTGCCGGACCACTGGCGGACCAGCGGCTCGAAGTCGCCGATGCGATCGCCTACGCTGGCGAGCAACGGAAACTTGCGCCGCGCCTGCACCAGCGCCGCGCGAATCGCTACGGCGACTTCCAGCAGACGAAGCAGTGAGATAATCTGCGGAATCTCCAGCGCCGCGCCTTCCACTCCGATGCGCTGGAGAATTTCCTCGGGAGCGTCGATGCCGCCGAACGAGATGGATTGGAGATTTGCGGAGTCGCTCTGCGCCGGTCGAATGCCAGACTGGGAGCGCGCGGACTGTGTAGGGCCGGAGAGTTCGCGGCGGTAAGCCATTGCTTCAGCGGCGAGCTTGAGCCGGCTTTCCACTGCATTCGCGTCCCCACCCGGAGTCAGGTCGAGGATGGACTTGCGTCCCAGCGGACAACCGGCGTAGCCCGCCACCAGCGACAGCAGTTCGTGATACTCAAGTATTTCCAGCGCGGAGGTAGACATTTTTCTTAGTCAACAAAATCCAACTGCTTGCCAGCCTGAGCGGCCTGTCCCTATTTATCGGGAAGCGTAGGACTTGCTTTTTCAGCTTCCGAATGGAAACCAAAAGCAGATCCTTCGCTTCCCGATAAATCGGGACAAGCCGCTCAGGATGACAGTCTAAATTATAAGGGTGACAGCCTAAATGACGATGGCAGTATAGAAATAAATTACCAATGAGCCGCTAGGGCTTGCTGGCGACGACCGGAGCGCTGGTGGACGTAACCGCGGTGGCGCCGGGAACGGTGGCGAAGTAGCCGCGGCGGGCACGCAACCTCAATCCTTTGCGCTTCGGCATGGTGATCTCAATTTCATGATACTTGCCGTCGCGCGGCGTGGTGGGAACAAAGGACAAGGCGTACTGGCTGCGCAACTCCGTGGCGATGGAGTAGAACGCATCGTCCAAGTCTTCCCAAGTAGCTGGCTGGAAATAGCGTCCGCCGGTTTCATCGGCAAACTCCTGCAACACTTTATCGCCGGGCAGCTTCACGCCTCGGACATTGGTCGAAATGCTGTAGACAATGACCTCGGCGCGTTGCGCGCTCTCCATGGTCTGGGCGCGGCTGAAGCGGCTTTGGTTGTCCTCGCCATCGCTGAGCAACACCAGCGCGCGACGGAAATTGCTGGAGGGCGGCGCTTCCACGAGCAGGCGGTCGCGCGTGGCGTAGTAAATGGCGTCATAGAGCGCCGTGCCGCCGCCGGCGCGCAACTGGCCTACCGCGGTATTTAATTTGTCGAGATCGTCGGTGAAGTCCTGCAGCAGTTCGGCCATGCTGTCAAAACTCCCCAGCAGCGCTTTGTCGCGGCCACGCACCAACAGCGAAGAGAAAAAGTCGATGGAAGCCTTCTGCTCAAACTCCAGGCGGTCGCGGATGCTGTTGCTGGTATCCACCAGCAGGCCCAGGCGGAGAGGCACGTCGGTTTCGCGGGCGAGATTCTTAATTGTCTGCTTGACCCCATTCTCAGAAACCTGAAAATCTTCGAGCGTCAGGTCGGTTATTAGACGGTTCTTGTTATCCGTCACGATGAATGGGACGGAGACCTCTTCCACCAGTACGCGAATCGGCACGTCGTCAGGCGAATCGGCGGGCGAATCGGCCGGCTGCTGGGTGCGCGCGGGAGTCAGCAAGACGGATAAGACAATCAGGCTTATGAGAAAACGATGCATATTTAAGTTGTCCAGAACGGTCTAGATTGCAGGATCATGTTAATGATCGCCTTCGCCGCCCGGACTGTCAAGCGGCCTGTAAGTGGCCCTGTAGGTACCCGCGACCTCCTCTGGTGATCGGCGCGAGCGCGGTATGCTAAACTGCCCATTGGCCTTGGTTGGAAGCTAGATTGTCGCTCGGAGTGAGAGGATTGGGCTTCATTGCCTATCAGGAGTTGGTGGAAGATAGTTCCCCGCCGGGCGTCCGTATTTTCATGGAATGCCAGCAGCAAGATAGCTCCATCAGTTACAGCTATGCGGTGAATGTGGTGTTCTCACCGGGCAAGCTTGGCTGTGCGCTATCGGGTGTGGACGACATCCTGGCCCTCAAGAAATTCTACAAACTAGTCTTCAGTCTGGAGGAACGCGCGCGGGAGCGCGGCCATGACTGGAAAGTGGTGTTTGAGAGCAAGGATTCGCTGCTGGAACATTTGGGCTATACCCGTAACGCTCGCCTGCTTGGCGCGGACGCGCATTTGCAGCGCCGTCCGGCGACGGACGTGGCAGCAAGTTAATCTCATCGGACCAGGATTCCCATGAAACTAATCGTTACCGGCGGAGCCGGATTCATCGGCTCGAACTTCATTCGTTATTGGCTGGGGCAGCACCCCGACGACCGCATCATCAACATCGACAAGCTCACCTACGCGGGCAATCCCGCCAACCTGGAGGGCCTGGGCAACCGCCACGAGCTGGTCCCGCTGGACATCTGCTCGCCCGCCATGGAGGAGCACCTGCGCGGCGCGGAGATGGTGATCCACTTCGCCGCCGAGTCGCACGTGGACCGCAGCATTGACTCAGCCGAGGAGTTCATCCGCAGCAACGTGCTGGGCACCGAGCGACTGCTCTGCGCGGCACGCAAACAAAAAGTCAGCCGGTTTGTGCATGTCTCAACGGATGAAGTCTATGGCGCGCTGGGCGCGACGGGCGAGTTCACTGAAGACACGCCGCTGGCGCCCAACAGTCCGTACGCGGCAAGCAAAGCTGGCTCGGACCTGATCGCTCGGTCCTACTTTCACACGTACGGCTTCCCCGTGGTTATCACGCGCGCCTGCAATAACTACGGACCGTATCAATATCCCGAGAAGTTCGTTCCGCTGATGACCACCAACGCGCTGGAAGACAAACGCGTGCCGGTATACGGCGAGGGCACGCAGGTCCGCGAGTGGATACACGTGGAAGACCACTGCCGTGCCATCGAGGCCGTGGCACTGCGTGGGCGAGCGGGCGAAGCTTATAACATCGGCAGCGGGCACCGGCAATCGAATCTCGAAAGCGTGAAGATGATTCTCGCGCTGCTCGGCAAGCCGGAGTCGCTCATCGAATACGTCGCCGACCGCCCCGGCCACGACTTCCGCTACGCGCTCGATTGCAGCAAACTACGCGGCGAACTCGGCTGGGAGCCGAGGCACGATTGGACGAAGGGTCTACAGCAGACGGTTGAGTGGTACCGCCAGAATCAAGCGTGGGTGGAAAGCGTGAAGAGCCAAAGCTTCCGCCAATACTATGCGCAGATGTACGAGGCGCGCGACCAGTTCGTGCAGCAAGCGAAGGCTTAGTCGCCGCTTTGGTATAATCAACGCAGATGAAAACTTTACTCACCCTCATCGCCACGACACTGTTGTACGCCACCCTGGGCTGGTCCCAGGTGGAAGTTGCCGTTGTCCTTCCGTTTGACAACGAATCCCCTGACGCCAAGCTCGACTGGGTGAGCGAAAGCTTCGTGGAAGTCCTCTCCACGCACCTGAACACCTCGCGGCTGCTGGCAGTGGATCGGCGCGAGCGGGCCACCGCGTTTGACACGCTGGGAATTCCCTCGGCGCGCATTCTGAGCAACGCCACCATCTACAAGGTCGCCGAGATATTGGACACCGACCGGGTGGTGCTGGGTTCTTTCAAGTATGAGGATGGACTTCTCTCGGCTTCCGCGCAGGTCTTAACCATGACCGGACCTACTCTCAGCAAATCGTTTGCTGAACAAGGGCCGCTCGCCAGTCTTCTGGAGATTCAAACCGCGCTGGCCTGGCAGATACAAAAACACCTGCAACCCGAATATCCCTACTCGAAAGAGGAGTATATTGCCGATCGCGGCAGCCTGGGCAACATCAAGCTGGAAGCCTTTGAGAACTATATCCGCGGCCTGATGGCCAAGGATCGTGTCCCGCAGATTCAGCTCTTCCGCACCGCCGACCGTATCGATCCACGATTCACCAAGCCGGCATTCGAGTTGGGACTGTTGTACTTCCACGACCGCGACTATCCGACCAGCATCCTTTGGCTGGCCAAGCTGCGCCGTTCGGACCCGGACTATCTCGAGGCCAATTACTTTCTGGGTCTCGCCTATCTCTATCAGGGACAATACGAGCGCTCCGCGGCGGCGTTTCGCGTGGTGGAAACCAACTTGCCCCTCAACGAGGTCTATAACAATCTGGGTATCGCACTGGCGCGGCGCGATCAGCCTGGAGCGATTCAATATTTTGAGAAGGCGCATCTGAGCG is a genomic window of Acidobacteriota bacterium containing:
- a CDS encoding VWA domain-containing protein, with product MHRFLISLIVLSVLLTPARTQQPADSPADSPDDVPIRVLVEEVSVPFIVTDNKNRLITDLTLEDFQVSENGVKQTIKNLARETDVPLRLGLLVDTSNSIRDRLEFEQKASIDFFSSLLVRGRDKALLGSFDSMAELLQDFTDDLDKLNTAVGQLRAGGGTALYDAIYYATRDRLLVEAPPSSNFRRALVLLSDGEDNQSRFSRAQTMESAQRAEVIVYSISTNVRGVKLPGDKVLQEFADETGGRYFQPATWEDLDDAFYSIATELRSQYALSFVPTTPRDGKYHEIEITMPKRKGLRLRARRGYFATVPGATAVTSTSAPVVASKP
- the rfbB gene encoding dTDP-glucose 4,6-dehydratase → MKLIVTGGAGFIGSNFIRYWLGQHPDDRIINIDKLTYAGNPANLEGLGNRHELVPLDICSPAMEEHLRGAEMVIHFAAESHVDRSIDSAEEFIRSNVLGTERLLCAARKQKVSRFVHVSTDEVYGALGATGEFTEDTPLAPNSPYAASKAGSDLIARSYFHTYGFPVVITRACNNYGPYQYPEKFVPLMTTNALEDKRVPVYGEGTQVREWIHVEDHCRAIEAVALRGRAGEAYNIGSGHRQSNLESVKMILALLGKPESLIEYVADRPGHDFRYALDCSKLRGELGWEPRHDWTKGLQQTVEWYRQNQAWVESVKSQSFRQYYAQMYEARDQFVQQAKA
- a CDS encoding tetratricopeptide repeat protein is translated as MKTLLTLIATTLLYATLGWSQVEVAVVLPFDNESPDAKLDWVSESFVEVLSTHLNTSRLLAVDRRERATAFDTLGIPSARILSNATIYKVAEILDTDRVVLGSFKYEDGLLSASAQVLTMTGPTLSKSFAEQGPLASLLEIQTALAWQIQKHLQPEYPYSKEEYIADRGSLGNIKLEAFENYIRGLMAKDRVPQIQLFRTADRIDPRFTKPAFELGLLYFHDRDYPTSILWLAKLRRSDPDYLEANYFLGLAYLYQGQYERSAAAFRVVETNLPLNEVYNNLGIALARRDQPGAIQYFEKAHLSDPADADYQLNLGFAYWKRGECASAVEHLGPSVDKLNLAAGRAIYADCLKQLGREAEANAELSRLPATYNVAETSRLANLERPKDKHDAVSFRQLTRLMQIQEELQHSKFSTGVHAELHFKKAMEDAVSGLEQEAIEQLHSVLDYDPQDSRAYRELARIHLKAIRLDDAARAAGRALQWNKSAENYILLAQIQIQQGHKPEAMASAEAALGLDPSSRVASEMVSTLQAETGTSTSNR